The following coding sequences lie in one Silvanigrella aquatica genomic window:
- the gap gene encoding type I glyceraldehyde-3-phosphate dehydrogenase codes for MTIKVGINGFGRIGRCVLRALKNERDIEVTLINDLTDAKTLAHLYKYDSVHGKAQQHVESKDNALILDGKPIQISAIRNPAEIPWSTHGVDIVLECTGLFTEGEKAAAHLKAGAKKVILSAPGKAIDKTIVIGVNDSEYDISKHQIISNGSCTTNCLAPLTKVIHEKFGIRKGLMTTIHSYTNDQNILDLPHKDLRRARAAALSMIPTSTGAAKAISEVIPSLAGKLNGFAVRVPTPNVSLVDVTFELEKSVTVDDINSALKSASEGYLKGILGYSEEQLVSSDYNGSPYSSTIDAEYTSVIGGNMVKVLSWYDNEWGFSNRMVQLTRLVATGKF; via the coding sequence ATGACGATTAAGGTTGGTATCAATGGATTTGGCCGTATTGGCCGTTGTGTCTTAAGAGCATTAAAAAATGAGCGTGATATTGAAGTGACTCTCATTAATGATTTGACCGATGCAAAAACATTAGCGCATCTTTATAAATACGATTCTGTTCATGGTAAAGCGCAGCAACATGTGGAGTCTAAGGATAATGCGCTTATTCTAGATGGGAAACCCATTCAAATATCAGCAATTCGCAATCCTGCAGAAATTCCTTGGTCTACTCATGGTGTCGATATTGTATTAGAATGTACGGGCTTGTTCACTGAGGGCGAAAAAGCGGCTGCGCATTTAAAAGCGGGCGCTAAAAAAGTTATTCTAAGTGCTCCTGGCAAAGCAATTGATAAAACAATTGTTATTGGTGTGAATGATTCTGAATATGATATTTCTAAACATCAAATTATTAGCAATGGTTCCTGTACAACAAATTGCTTAGCGCCCCTTACAAAAGTCATTCATGAAAAATTTGGAATTCGTAAAGGTTTAATGACGACAATTCACTCCTATACAAATGATCAAAATATATTGGATCTTCCTCATAAAGATTTACGTCGTGCGCGTGCCGCCGCTTTGAGTATGATTCCAACTTCCACAGGTGCCGCAAAAGCAATTTCAGAAGTGATTCCTTCTCTTGCAGGAAAATTAAATGGCTTTGCCGTTCGCGTGCCTACGCCGAACGTTTCTCTTGTTGATGTTACTTTTGAATTAGAAAAATCAGTCACTGTTGATGATATCAATTCCGCATTAAAATCCGCTTCCGAAGGATATTTAAAAGGTATTTTAGGATATTCAGAAGAGCAACTCGTAAGTTCAGATTATAATGGATCTCCCTATAGTTCCACTATAGATGCGGAATACACATCAGTGATTGGTGGAAATATGGTAAAAGTTCTTTCGTGGTATGATAACGAGTGGGGATTTAGTAACAGAATGGTTCAATTGACTCGTCTTGTAGCGACAGGAAAGTTTTAA
- a CDS encoding pentapeptide repeat-containing protein has protein sequence MVELESILESVSKGKMNVEKAKTWIEKNYVLKKQKKNIFPENVATHFQNQKEETQEGLKNAFEKIKKSVNIEELLKISSNIVHQISENMPQIDKIQENLSNNFQPIGFSPNISGLDSKLSVFRAFHVSADSNIKDNQVVGSQWFGVEFTESAEVKNNKFAAVQFSELAVVRSDFCSSHFSLARLSNVTLQEARLENNKFSRATLSDVNISESDFTENQVLKTDFSETTIRGSRLNRMSFTNVDFQDCEFEDCDIQGVEFENCKFKECVFTKLHLILKEPIKISGCQCTGKNISGCHTAQELLEILNEPHHDSHN, from the coding sequence ATGGTTGAATTGGAATCCATCCTAGAGTCAGTCTCGAAAGGAAAAATGAATGTTGAAAAAGCAAAAACATGGATTGAAAAAAATTATGTTTTAAAAAAACAGAAAAAAAATATTTTTCCTGAAAATGTTGCTACTCATTTTCAAAATCAAAAAGAAGAAACTCAGGAAGGTTTGAAAAATGCTTTCGAAAAAATTAAAAAAAGTGTGAATATTGAAGAACTCTTAAAAATCTCAAGTAATATTGTGCATCAAATATCTGAAAACATGCCACAAATTGATAAAATTCAAGAAAATTTATCAAATAATTTTCAACCTATCGGATTTTCTCCAAATATTTCGGGACTTGATTCCAAATTATCTGTTTTTCGTGCTTTTCACGTCAGTGCCGACAGTAATATAAAAGACAATCAAGTTGTCGGCTCTCAATGGTTTGGTGTTGAGTTTACAGAAAGCGCTGAAGTTAAAAATAATAAATTTGCGGCCGTACAATTTTCCGAACTTGCTGTTGTTCGTTCCGATTTTTGTTCATCACATTTTAGTTTGGCGCGTTTAAGCAACGTAACACTCCAAGAAGCACGATTAGAAAATAATAAATTTTCACGAGCAACATTATCTGATGTGAACATTTCTGAGTCCGATTTTACAGAAAATCAAGTTTTAAAAACAGACTTTTCCGAAACAACAATTCGTGGAAGCCGTTTAAACAGAATGTCTTTTACAAATGTTGATTTTCAAGATTGTGAGTTTGAAGATTGTGATATCCAGGGCGTTGAATTTGAAAATTGTAAATTTAAAGAATGTGTTTTTACGAAATTACATCTCATTTTAAAAGAACCTATTAAAATTTCAGGATGCCAGTGTACGGGCAAAAATATTTCAGGATGTCATACCGCACAAGAATTATTAGAAATTTTAAATGAACCTCATCACGACTCTCACAATTAA
- a CDS encoding aldehyde dehydrogenase family protein: MSLNLNLIPPYINGHFHPTNKSERIFTVNNPANPSDILATAGWSKELVDPVLQGMRTAQKKFRMTSLEDRLGYIKKLIGFLKENAEEIKSNMMLELARSRVAVEEEWGLCEKLFFSLPEFCKQALSVKRDEEGWEWQYAPLGLVLVSSNIALPVYTLLCSVLPSLAAGNAVCMRPSSHCLLSGSLLASGFHQASFPPGVVQIVYGDFEVFRRLVLTHQFDTILYTGGEESLEQIRRDTSTQQNARLVLCGGGKNAAYVTESANINAAISNIIYGACLDAGQRLESTNLAFIDDKIFSEFQDKFVTAIKAMPIGAREDLSKPDVHVMEPLCSSNSWERFLRFQGIAARESDETLRWGKPIDNPGNGYFVSPGVHLMKPEKVLKSIYASNAFFGPDICLIPIQNREDMISILDDLGATRCLGVHSQFVEEVHEIRKRSGVPSILWNTSTIELNPLLPSIGRGKAGNSYITGVRFLLSTVYPQVLNLSIPFAAAESDIKKIKKTQNKSNSNNI, from the coding sequence ATGTCTTTGAATTTAAATCTCATTCCTCCTTATATCAACGGTCATTTTCATCCTACGAATAAGTCAGAACGCATTTTTACCGTGAATAATCCTGCCAATCCTTCTGATATTTTAGCTACCGCGGGTTGGAGCAAGGAGCTTGTCGATCCTGTTTTGCAAGGTATGCGTACAGCTCAAAAAAAATTTCGTATGACTTCGCTAGAAGATCGTTTGGGCTATATTAAAAAATTAATTGGATTTTTAAAAGAGAACGCAGAAGAAATTAAAAGTAACATGATGTTAGAGCTGGCTCGCTCCCGAGTTGCCGTGGAAGAAGAATGGGGTCTTTGCGAAAAATTATTTTTTTCATTGCCTGAGTTTTGCAAGCAAGCACTTTCGGTAAAGCGCGATGAAGAGGGGTGGGAATGGCAATATGCACCCTTAGGCCTTGTTTTAGTCTCTTCAAACATAGCCTTGCCCGTTTACACATTGCTATGCAGTGTTTTGCCTTCTTTAGCGGCAGGGAATGCGGTTTGTATGCGCCCCTCTTCCCATTGTTTGTTGTCTGGCTCTCTATTGGCAAGTGGTTTTCATCAGGCTTCCTTTCCTCCCGGGGTTGTGCAAATTGTTTATGGGGATTTTGAAGTATTTCGTCGCTTGGTTTTAACTCATCAATTTGACACAATCCTTTATACCGGTGGCGAAGAAAGCTTGGAGCAAATCCGTCGTGATACTTCGACACAACAAAATGCACGTCTTGTTTTATGCGGTGGCGGAAAAAATGCGGCTTATGTCACAGAGTCGGCAAATATCAATGCGGCCATTTCAAATATTATTTATGGAGCCTGTCTTGATGCAGGACAACGATTAGAATCTACTAATTTGGCATTTATTGACGACAAAATTTTTTCTGAATTCCAAGATAAATTTGTCACCGCCATAAAAGCTATGCCTATTGGGGCACGTGAAGATCTTTCCAAACCTGATGTGCACGTGATGGAGCCTCTTTGCAGTTCCAATTCTTGGGAACGTTTTTTGCGGTTTCAAGGCATTGCGGCTCGCGAATCCGATGAGACGTTACGTTGGGGTAAGCCTATCGATAATCCAGGAAATGGATATTTTGTATCGCCTGGTGTGCATCTTATGAAACCAGAAAAAGTATTAAAGAGCATTTATGCATCCAATGCTTTTTTTGGCCCCGATATTTGTCTTATTCCCATTCAAAACCGTGAGGACATGATTTCTATTCTCGATGATTTGGGGGCAACTCGTTGCTTAGGTGTTCATTCTCAATTTGTCGAAGAGGTTCATGAAATTCGCAAGCGTTCTGGGGTGCCCTCTATTTTATGGAACACATCGACCATTGAGTTGAATCCTTTGTTACCTAGCATCGGACGTGGCAAAGCGGGAAATAGCTACATAACAGGAGTGCGCTTTTTATTGTCTACTGTTTATCCGCAGGTGTTGAATCTTTCAATTCCTTTTGCGGCCGCTGAGAGTGATATTAAAAAAATAAAAAAGACTCAGAATAAATCAAATTCCAATAATATTTAG
- a CDS encoding ABC transporter ATP-binding protein: MGLSPILEFTNVSKNYGNKKVVCDINFSITQNEIIALLGVNGAGKTTTIKLMLGQELPTSGEIKLFGKEPQDPQSRVSVGSTPQNVEFPDGLKTIETLQFIHAHYPHPLPLENMIEKFGLQSFLNAKASKLSGGQKRRLALALAFIGNPQIIFLDEPTTGLDVESRKILLNAIQDYSKMGKSIFLTTHYLEEIEQIATRILFLQNGKIIADGSVSHIKSLANTSNTKVTFQCNSKINWEQFKNMRSFQNDNDNYTLMTTNPDALIYELVQNNVPFHNLQIIRENLESAFLNLSKGK, from the coding sequence ATGGGTTTAAGTCCAATTTTAGAATTTACGAATGTAAGTAAAAATTATGGCAATAAAAAAGTTGTTTGCGACATAAACTTTAGCATTACTCAAAATGAAATCATCGCACTTTTGGGTGTGAATGGAGCAGGAAAAACAACAACAATCAAATTAATGCTGGGTCAAGAATTGCCAACCTCGGGAGAGATCAAACTTTTTGGTAAAGAACCACAAGATCCCCAATCACGAGTTTCTGTAGGATCCACGCCACAAAATGTAGAATTCCCTGATGGTTTAAAAACTATTGAAACTTTGCAATTTATACATGCACATTATCCCCATCCTCTACCCCTTGAAAACATGATTGAAAAATTTGGATTGCAATCCTTTTTAAATGCCAAAGCCTCAAAACTGTCAGGGGGACAAAAGAGAAGATTGGCTCTTGCTTTAGCGTTTATCGGCAATCCTCAAATTATTTTTTTGGATGAGCCCACAACAGGTCTGGATGTAGAATCGCGCAAAATTCTTTTAAATGCGATTCAAGATTATTCTAAAATGGGTAAAAGCATCTTTTTAACGACTCATTATCTCGAAGAAATTGAACAAATTGCAACACGGATTTTATTTTTACAAAATGGAAAAATTATTGCGGATGGATCGGTTTCACACATAAAATCCTTAGCAAATACTTCAAATACAAAAGTGACTTTTCAATGCAATTCAAAAATCAATTGGGAACAATTTAAAAATATGAGATCATTTCAAAATGATAATGACAATTATACATTAATGACAACCAACCCCGATGCCCTAATTTATGAACTCGTGCAGAATAATGTTCCCTTCCATAATTTACAAATAATAAGAGAAAATTTAGAATCCGCATTTTTAAATTTATCTAAAGGAAAATAA
- a CDS encoding superoxide dismutase, whose translation MAKEIRSFKHLLGKLDGISDPQLEAHFGLYEGYVKKLNEIEEKLEKTDKGLTNYSFGEFSELKRRHCVPYNGTYLHEMYFENLISTESPSPQFENLAKAAFGSVDNWKADVKATGLAVPGWVVTCVETTTGKLKNVQIMEHHIGFPLNHVPVLVMDTWEHAFFLDFKANRGAYIDVFFKNINWSVVNARVTQCAK comes from the coding sequence ATGGCAAAAGAAATTCGCAGCTTTAAACACTTACTCGGTAAGTTAGATGGTATTAGCGATCCTCAATTGGAAGCGCATTTTGGACTTTATGAAGGCTATGTCAAAAAACTAAATGAAATTGAAGAAAAACTTGAAAAGACGGACAAAGGACTGACAAACTATAGTTTTGGTGAATTTTCAGAACTCAAAAGACGCCATTGTGTTCCTTACAATGGGACTTATTTACATGAAATGTATTTTGAAAATTTAATTTCTACGGAAAGTCCTTCCCCCCAATTTGAAAACTTAGCAAAAGCGGCTTTTGGCAGTGTTGATAATTGGAAAGCGGATGTGAAAGCGACAGGACTTGCGGTTCCAGGTTGGGTTGTAACCTGTGTGGAAACCACCACAGGTAAATTAAAAAATGTGCAAATTATGGAACACCATATTGGATTCCCCTTAAATCATGTGCCTGTTTTAGTGATGGATACATGGGAACACGCCTTTTTCCTAGATTTTAAAGCGAATCGTGGAGCTTATATTGATGTTTTCTTTAAAAATATCAATTGGTCTGTTGTGAATGCACGTGTTACTCAATGTGCAAAGTAA
- a CDS encoding A/G-specific adenine glycosylase — protein MSQQTVISVVLPRFKEFIAELPDIQSLANCSDEKLRKLWAGLGYYARARNLRNGAKYIIDELNSVFPNNKNDWLKVPGCGPYTASIISSICFHEPVACVDGNVIRVVSRLLNLQSGVWEKSGQDKISCYVNGVISNENPGDFNQAMMDLGSIVCKKQNPNCTLCPVQNYCTAFKNNSVEMCPPVKPRKNFQNEDVFALIFLKKKSDEFFLVERNKGFLNKTIGFPLLRAEEAVSLSILISEIKKFGYNTKYLQGNFRHSITHHKITGHTILIETPHHDDHFLKMLRFFSFSEKNQWISKTHLKQNLSSSLDHKVLKILSSI, from the coding sequence ATGAGCCAACAGACAGTAATTTCTGTTGTGCTACCGCGATTTAAGGAATTTATTGCGGAATTGCCTGATATACAATCGTTAGCAAATTGCTCAGATGAAAAATTAAGAAAATTATGGGCTGGTCTAGGTTATTATGCGCGTGCTCGTAATTTGCGAAATGGTGCAAAATATATCATAGATGAATTAAATTCTGTTTTTCCAAACAATAAAAATGATTGGTTAAAAGTACCTGGATGTGGTCCTTATACTGCTTCCATTATTTCAAGTATTTGTTTTCACGAGCCTGTAGCATGTGTTGATGGTAATGTCATACGCGTTGTCAGTCGTTTACTTAATTTGCAATCGGGTGTTTGGGAGAAGTCGGGGCAGGATAAAATATCTTGTTACGTTAATGGTGTCATTTCAAATGAAAATCCCGGTGATTTCAATCAGGCAATGATGGATTTGGGTTCTATAGTTTGTAAAAAGCAAAATCCAAATTGCACATTATGTCCTGTTCAAAATTATTGTACTGCTTTTAAAAATAATTCTGTTGAAATGTGTCCTCCTGTAAAACCGCGCAAGAATTTTCAAAACGAAGATGTCTTTGCACTTATTTTTTTAAAAAAGAAATCAGATGAATTTTTTTTGGTAGAGAGAAATAAAGGTTTTTTAAACAAAACAATAGGATTCCCTCTGCTACGTGCGGAAGAAGCTGTTTCGTTAAGTATTTTAATTTCTGAAATTAAAAAATTTGGGTATAACACGAAATATTTACAAGGAAATTTTCGTCACAGTATCACTCATCATAAAATCACAGGGCACACAATTTTAATTGAAACTCCTCATCATGATGATCATTTTTTGAAAATGCTGCGTTTCTTTTCTTTTTCAGAAAAAAATCAGTGGATTTCAAAAACACATTTAAAACAGAATTTGTCATCTTCCCTTGACCATAAGGTATTAAAAATCCTATCCTCAATATAA
- a CDS encoding HlyD family secretion protein → MNQWKEKILSRPKSVKVFFGILFFCFLVVAIIGISTYGKETTDDSQVTGHIVSVSARIAGQVAKIYVENNQNVKKEEPLVELDSAQEKAEVVSAQADYEAAKAAYEQAQAQHAQIDKGYSASLTQAEGGLAQASSGVVASVEAVKQARANLSSTQSAMDLAKKNLDRFIYLKNQGAVTQFDLDNQQNQYTQAKAAHDVAKAQLASMMASQKQSSGSLQQAKGQMLSAKSLANQVKAYEAAISLAYAKMKKSEAGLEQAKLRLSYTVIKAPFDGFTSNKMVELGQMVDSATPLLSIVSLNDTWLIANFKEDQLQKMKPGQPVKIKVDSYPGKSLRGIVKSVSGASGATFALLPPDNSTGNFVKVTQRFPVEISIEPRPLDIVLRPGMSTVVTVVTR, encoded by the coding sequence ATGAATCAATGGAAAGAAAAGATTTTATCTCGTCCAAAATCTGTAAAAGTTTTTTTTGGAATTTTATTTTTCTGTTTTCTTGTTGTTGCGATTATAGGGATCTCAACCTACGGTAAAGAAACAACTGATGATTCTCAAGTAACAGGACATATTGTCAGTGTTTCAGCCCGTATTGCGGGACAAGTAGCAAAAATTTATGTTGAAAATAATCAAAATGTAAAAAAAGAGGAGCCCCTTGTTGAGTTAGACAGCGCTCAAGAAAAAGCCGAAGTGGTTTCTGCTCAAGCAGATTACGAAGCTGCGAAAGCGGCGTATGAGCAGGCGCAAGCCCAACACGCTCAAATTGATAAAGGTTACAGTGCTTCCTTGACACAGGCCGAGGGAGGATTGGCTCAGGCTTCCTCAGGTGTTGTGGCCAGTGTGGAAGCGGTTAAGCAAGCGCGTGCGAATTTGTCATCAACTCAGAGCGCCATGGATTTAGCAAAGAAAAATTTAGACCGCTTTATTTACTTAAAAAACCAAGGTGCTGTTACTCAATTCGATTTAGATAATCAGCAAAATCAGTATACCCAAGCCAAAGCGGCTCATGATGTGGCTAAAGCGCAATTGGCCAGTATGATGGCTTCGCAAAAACAATCTTCAGGAAGCCTGCAACAAGCAAAAGGACAAATGCTTTCTGCTAAATCACTTGCCAATCAAGTGAAGGCTTATGAAGCGGCGATTTCTCTAGCCTATGCTAAAATGAAAAAATCAGAAGCCGGTTTAGAACAGGCTAAATTACGTTTGAGTTATACTGTCATTAAAGCTCCTTTTGATGGATTTACTTCAAATAAAATGGTGGAATTAGGGCAAATGGTAGATTCTGCTACGCCTTTATTGTCTATAGTTTCTTTAAATGACACTTGGCTTATTGCTAATTTTAAAGAAGATCAATTACAAAAAATGAAACCGGGTCAGCCCGTTAAAATTAAAGTAGATTCCTATCCCGGGAAATCACTTCGTGGGATTGTCAAAAGTGTTTCCGGTGCTTCGGGAGCAACTTTCGCTTTATTACCTCCTGATAATTCAACAGGTAATTTTGTTAAGGTCACACAAAGATTTCCTGTGGAAATTTCTATTGAACCCCGCCCCCTAGATATCGTTTTACGGCCTGGAATGAGTACCGTTGTTACTGTTGTTACCCGATAA
- a CDS encoding D-alanine--D-alanine ligase family protein, with protein MRQNFESKFKNQILGLVYDLPTKLENSDKIFFPDDANAEWESQKTIDTIIETWKQLGFSVILFPLDSTFLKKWNELSSSCSIIHSLVEGWGSLARESWIPSLCELSGIPFIGSEPFAQSICMSKTQIKLLCQHLKIPTLPFYIIKNIEELTNIPRVFFNETHFIKPDGEGSGMGIDASYSISNSKKNTEKITQSLLEKYPDGVLIEKFIDGKEYTSAIIGTPPIFLPIAQIEVIDGVYGLSNKSKEFMGEKVTFPKLSKKNENIIRNGTVKLFDFLKLKDFVRMDWRCDKKGNVFFLEANTLAGLSYHYSPLPLMAKHIEIDYQELFTILAESALSRSNSRNLWYGKSRIQK; from the coding sequence GTGAGACAAAATTTTGAAAGTAAATTTAAAAATCAAATACTAGGTCTTGTATATGATTTACCAACGAAACTAGAAAATTCCGACAAAATCTTTTTTCCTGATGATGCAAATGCAGAGTGGGAGTCACAAAAAACAATTGACACGATTATCGAAACATGGAAACAACTTGGGTTTTCCGTAATTCTTTTTCCGCTTGATTCGACATTTCTAAAGAAATGGAATGAATTGAGTTCGAGCTGTTCCATTATTCATTCATTAGTTGAAGGTTGGGGTTCACTCGCGCGTGAAAGTTGGATTCCATCTTTATGTGAATTATCTGGCATTCCTTTTATTGGCTCTGAGCCATTTGCACAATCGATTTGTATGAGCAAAACGCAAATCAAATTATTATGTCAACATCTAAAAATTCCAACTCTTCCATTTTACATAATCAAAAATATCGAAGAGCTTACTAATATTCCAAGAGTTTTTTTTAACGAAACACATTTTATAAAACCAGATGGCGAAGGATCTGGCATGGGAATAGATGCTTCCTATTCCATTTCTAATTCAAAAAAGAATACTGAAAAAATTACCCAATCACTTCTAGAAAAATACCCTGATGGTGTTCTGATAGAAAAATTTATTGATGGAAAAGAATATACCTCAGCAATTATTGGGACACCACCAATATTTTTACCAATTGCGCAAATTGAAGTTATTGATGGTGTTTATGGACTTTCAAATAAATCAAAAGAATTTATGGGTGAAAAAGTAACTTTTCCAAAACTTTCGAAAAAGAATGAAAATATAATTCGAAATGGTACGGTAAAACTATTTGATTTTCTAAAATTAAAAGATTTTGTTAGAATGGATTGGAGATGTGATAAAAAAGGCAACGTCTTTTTTTTAGAAGCAAATACACTTGCAGGACTTTCCTACCATTACAGTCCTTTACCACTTATGGCGAAACATATTGAAATTGATTATCAAGAATTATTTACCATTCTTGCAGAATCTGCATTATCACGTTCGAATTCCAGAAATCTCTGGTATGGAAAATCGAGAATACAAAAATAA
- a CDS encoding DHA2 family efflux MFS transporter permease subunit, producing MVTREKFTPTAVEGSKLFITIAAMLSSLMAVLDISIVNVALNDIRASFGVQMDQIAWVSTGYMMANIVVIPMTGWFQRRFGLKNYFLFSLCIFTISSLLCALSWNLISLVFFRILQGMGGGAIIPTASTIMLSRYPKEEQGMAQAFIGLGAITGPLLGPTVGGYLIDFSSWHLIFLINLPIGLLCLFVAMMSIKVPNFIPSQQQLDRYGFLLLAVGLSCLQYVLEEGNRDDWFESHIITFLSIISLTCLVTLIFQQLESKEPMIDFRVFINRNYALCTFINFILGTTLFGGSFLFSLYCGNVMNYAPLDIGLLFLKGTCIQIIMMPLVGKLVNVIDKRILIAFGVIVVFFSLWKNSHLTANSSEGALIFVLFLRALGLGCLFIPLSITAIAFVKPKELGNALGLFNLTRELGGSIGLAWMSSQLVNHVKEYNVTLGSHIVNGLPVVDQQLRLMQFLFYGKTEHPQQAAYQLMQNRINLQATVESFNKGFLILSLVFLTSLILLILIEKPKKGATPVEGMH from the coding sequence ATGGTTACAAGGGAAAAATTCACACCTACTGCGGTGGAAGGTTCGAAATTATTCATTACCATTGCGGCTATGTTGTCCTCATTAATGGCTGTTTTAGATATCAGTATTGTCAATGTGGCCTTGAACGATATTCGAGCCAGTTTTGGTGTGCAGATGGATCAAATTGCTTGGGTCTCAACGGGATATATGATGGCCAATATCGTTGTAATTCCTATGACGGGATGGTTTCAAAGGCGCTTTGGGCTGAAAAATTATTTTCTTTTTTCACTCTGTATATTCACAATTTCTTCACTTCTCTGTGCACTTTCTTGGAATTTAATTTCTCTCGTTTTTTTTAGAATATTGCAAGGTATGGGGGGAGGAGCCATTATACCTACGGCAAGCACTATCATGCTTTCTCGATATCCTAAGGAAGAACAAGGCATGGCGCAGGCCTTTATTGGTTTAGGTGCTATTACGGGGCCTTTATTGGGACCTACTGTGGGTGGTTATTTAATAGATTTTTCTTCTTGGCATTTGATTTTTTTAATTAACTTACCCATTGGTCTTTTATGCTTATTTGTTGCTATGATGAGTATTAAAGTACCAAACTTTATACCATCGCAACAACAATTGGATAGATACGGTTTTCTTTTATTAGCTGTCGGACTGTCTTGTCTGCAATATGTTTTGGAAGAAGGGAACAGAGATGATTGGTTTGAAAGTCATATTATTACTTTTTTAAGCATTATAAGTTTAACATGTTTGGTTACATTGATTTTTCAGCAATTGGAATCAAAGGAACCTATGATTGATTTTCGCGTGTTTATAAACCGAAATTATGCCTTATGTACATTTATTAATTTTATTTTAGGCACCACTCTATTTGGTGGTTCTTTTTTATTTTCACTTTATTGTGGCAATGTCATGAATTATGCCCCTCTCGATATTGGTCTGCTTTTTTTAAAAGGGACATGTATTCAAATTATAATGATGCCTTTGGTTGGTAAACTTGTAAACGTTATAGATAAGAGAATATTAATTGCTTTTGGGGTTATAGTGGTATTTTTTAGTTTATGGAAAAATTCACATTTAACTGCAAATTCTTCTGAAGGAGCTTTAATATTTGTTTTATTTTTACGTGCGTTAGGTTTGGGTTGTTTATTTATTCCTTTATCCATAACAGCAATTGCATTTGTAAAGCCTAAAGAATTAGGAAATGCCTTAGGGTTATTTAATTTGACTCGTGAATTAGGAGGATCTATTGGGTTAGCATGGATGAGCTCACAACTTGTAAATCATGTTAAAGAGTACAATGTTACTTTAGGTTCCCATATCGTAAATGGTTTGCCTGTAGTCGATCAGCAATTAAGATTAATGCAGTTTTTATTTTACGGAAAAACAGAGCATCCGCAGCAAGCCGCTTACCAACTTATGCAAAACCGAATAAATTTACAGGCCACAGTGGAATCTTTTAATAAAGGATTTTTAATTTTATCCCTTGTTTTTTTAACCTCACTCATATTACTGATATTAATTGAGAAACCTAAAAAAGGTGCAACGCCTGTGGAAGGAATGCACTAA